The following are from one region of the Bombus affinis isolate iyBomAffi1 unplaced genomic scaffold, iyBomAffi1.2 ctg00000064.1, whole genome shotgun sequence genome:
- the LOC126926926 gene encoding uncharacterized protein LOC126926926: MAIRNIRITEFESLYEALRRNVAAQVSVREQQDELRGMRQGLTESVQNYNIRFRSVFNKLQHSITNEYRDELTRRVMNEQLYMDSVTDYVRGLRPEIGQALMANLPPNLIEAEKKAMNMERYFREHSSRRQMTRQTTAPPFYRNQASHPVDNRFAITSNTNNKTPLTQNTLPRTNNFTKFGNRPLSERTQAKCPKCNRLGHLPNQCQNFRIPPQRKAPPGINHVQEQSELTMLPQEDYPQYYYNYQDDQDCDFSLTPGQESTCLNKDATQERQQYQTQRNSPWDIPNTNLIPKSS; the protein is encoded by the coding sequence atggcaatccgcaatattcgtattaccgaattcgaatctctgtacgaagcattgagacgtaatgtagctgcgcaagtatcagtgagagaacaacaggacgaattaagaggaatgaggcaaggattaaccgagagcgtgcaaaactataacatcagatttcgaagcgtttttaacaaactccaacacagcattaccaacgagtatagagacgaactaactcgacgggtgatgaacgagcaactatacatggactctgtgaccgactatgtaagaggccttcgtccagaaatagggcaggcgctaatggctaatctccccccaaatctcatcgaagcagaaaagaaagcaatgaatatggaaagatactttcgcgagcacagctctcgcagacagatgacgcgacagacaaccgccccgccattttatcgtaaccaggcttctcatccagtagacaatcgcttcgctattacaagtaacacaaataataaaactccactcacacaaaatactctaccaagaacgaacaattttacgaagtttgggaacagaccattaagcgaaaggacgcaagcgaaatgtcccaaatgcaatcgattgggacaccttcccaatcaatgccaaaattttcggataccgcctcaaagaaaagcccctccaggaataaaccacgttcaagaacaatcggaattaacaatgctacctcaggaagattacccacaatactattacaattaccaggacgaccaggattgcgatttctcgttgactccggggcaggaatcaacttgcttaaacaaagatgctacccaggaaagacaacaataccagacacaaagaaattctccatgggacattccgaatacgaatctaattccaaagtcaagttga